In Spinacia oleracea cultivar Varoflay chromosome 5, BTI_SOV_V1, whole genome shotgun sequence, a single window of DNA contains:
- the LOC110799233 gene encoding 40S ribosomal protein S9-2, with protein MVHVNFYRNYGKTFKKPRRPYEKERLDAELKLVGEYGLRNKRELWRVQYVLSRIRNAARHLLTLDEKNPRRIFEGEALLRRMNRHGLLDEGQNKLDYVLALTVENFLERRLQTLVFKSGMAKSIHHARVLIRQRHIRVGRQVVNIPSFMVRVDSQKHIDFSLTSPFGGGRPGRVKRKNQKAAAKKASGGDGDEEDEE; from the exons ATGGTGCACGTCAACTTCTACCGCAATT ATGGTAAGACATTTAAGAAGCCTCGCCGTCCTTACGAGAAGGAGCGTTTGGATGCTGAATTGAAGCTAGTTGGAGAGTACGGGCTTCGTAACAAGAGGGAACTCTGGAGAGTTCAATATGTTCTGAGTCGCATTCGTAATGCTGCTCGTCATCTTCTCACTCTTGATGAGAAGAACCCACGCCGTATATTTGAGGGAGAGGCTTTGCTCCGCAGGATGAACCGTCACGGACTTTTAGACGAGGGTCAGAACAAGCTCGATTATGTATTGGCTCTTACTGTTGAGAACTTCCTTGAGCGTCGTCTTCAGACACTTGTTTTCAAGTCTGGAATGGCCAAATCTATCCATCATGCTCGTGTACTTATCAGGCAAAGGCACATTAG GGTTGGAAGACAAGTAGTGAATATCCCATCTTTCATGGTTAGAGTTGATTCACAGAAGCACATTGACTTCTCTCTCACAAGTCCATTCGGCGGAGGTCGTCCTGGAAGAGTGAAGCGAAAGAACCAGAAGGCTGCTGCTAAGAAGGCTTCAGGTGGAGACGGAGACGAGGAAGATGAAGAGTGA